The sequence CAGGAAGGACTTGGGCCGGCTGATCGCCCGCCTCGACGAGGAATTCGAGCGCCGCACCTTGCCGGATCCCGAAAACGTCGAGTGGGCGACCGACGATTGGTGGTGGACCGGAATGCGCGAACGCTGAACCGACCGAGAACTGACAGCACTCGGTCCGATCAGGACCCGGCCGACATCTCATGGCGGGCGGATATCCCATGGCGGGCCGGCCTCCGGACCGGGCAGAGTTCCGTGTGATGAACGACGAGAATCCGATGCCGTACGCCCACCCCGACTCCACCGAGGGCCTGCTGCAACGTGGCCGTGGCCTGGGCGCGGTGCGGGCGCTCCAGGACCCTGGTGGATCCGCCGTGTTCGTGTACGACGGGATCCGCCGTGACTGGCGGTGGGACGGGACGGACGATCGGTCGCTGTACCTGGCGCGGCTGGTCCGGGACATGGAGCTGTCCGTCGCACCGGTCGTGGCCATGCTGGAGGGTGACGAGGAAGCTTGCTCGCGGGCTTGCGAGGTGCTGGAGCTGCTGGCTCTCGCCGGCTCGGGCGAAGCCAGGGAGGGGCTTCGGGCGTACATCCGGGAAGGCGAGCACTGGATCCGCGTACTGGAGTCGGTGGCAGCCGCCTGGCCGCCGGAGTGGTGGGAGGACCTCCGTGACACCGCACACACCCGGATCGGCGCGGAGGCGGAGCTTCCGGACTCCGCCGAGCCGTGGACACGGTTCGGGGTCAGGGCCCAGAGCCGCACTTCCCTCCTTGCGCGGCCGTCACTGGCCGGGCTGAGCACGGCAGAGCTTCTCGCCCTGCTCGCCGACGGCCGTACGGAAAACGCCACGAAGACCGACGCGCTGCGTGCACTGAACGGCCGGGAGCCTGCTGAGGGGCTGATCCCGCTGGTCCCCCTGCTGGGCACGCCGTGCGGCCACCGCCCCCTGCCCTTGCTGAGGCGCGCTGTCGAGCGCCTGGGCGTCCTCGCCGTCCCGGCGGCGCGCGACTGGGCACGGGACGACTGCCCCTGGCTGGCCCGGCTGGGTGCGTACATCCTGGCCGAGCAACCCGGCCCTGACGGGCTTCCGGGGCTCATCGACGAACTCGTCGAACAGTGGACGGAACAGTCCTGGTGCGGCCCCGACCGGACGGCGCGGCGCCTGGCCCGGTTCGGCCCCGACGCCGCCGAGGCTGTGCCCTACCTGCGGCGCTTCTGGCTGCACACCCCGCACTCGTACGAGCGGACCGCGTACCTGGAGGCGCGGGCCACGATCGACCGGGGCGGCCTGGCCTCGGTGTACACCGAGGCCCTCTGGGACTGCGAGGAGAGGACGCGGCTGCTGGGGGTCGCCTCGGCGCCCGCGAGCCCGGAGGTCCTGGGACGGATCGCCGTACTGCGCGATGACCCGATGGAGACACCCGAGGTCCGCGCTGCGGCCGGGGCACGGCTGGTCACCGCGACCGGCCCGCGCCTGCCCTGAACTGCCTGCCCCCGTTCGCGGTGTTCCGCATCCTCCGATCGAGAGCGTCCCGATCACCGATGGGGCGCATTACGCTGCCGCCACAGAAGCCCCCGGAGCACAGGGAAGCACGATGGACGACGAACCTCTGTCGGACTGGGCGGAGCGCCGCAGCGCGAAGATCGGACGGCTCCGAGCCGTGCCACTCGTCTCCGGCGAAGGCCCGAAGGCCTCACACCTCAACCCGGACGCACCCCGGCCGTCCAGCGCTGGAACGGATACGCCTGGGAGCCGTACGGGACCGCGGCGCCTGGCCGAGACCCAGCGCCTCCCGCACCCGCACGTCGAGGAACCGCCGCCGGTGACGGCCCCGCGGGCTCAGCCAATGCGGGCGGGGCGGGGCAGGCACCGTAAGCCCCGGCCGGGGGAATGGCTGATCGGAGGCGGAGATCAGCCCACCCCCGGCTCTGGGCCCTGACTGGCTGACCAAGACACAGCGGAGCGGTACGGATATATTCGATCATGTATATTTGCACATAGGAGCTTATACATTACGGAGGCGAGCATGAGCCGTACGGTCATCGACCTCGACGACGAAGCCTTGGAGGCCGCGGCCAAGGAGCTCGGCACCACGACGAAACGCGACACGATCAACACCGCATTGCGCGAGATCGTCGACCGCAATCGACGACTCCGAGCCCTTCACGAGCTGCAAGACCTGGCCCGCGACGGCGCTCTCGACATGGACCTCCTCCTCGACAAGCGGAATTATCGGGGTGGATCCGCACGGTGAGTGTTGCCGACTACCTCATCGACACTTCGGCACTCGTACGCATTCTCGGGCGCCAGAGCACGGAGGACTGGGAGCGCCGCATCGGTGCGGGTCTCGTCGCCCTCTGCGATCTGACCGAGCTGGAGCTGCTCTATTCTGCGCGCTCGGCCAAGGATCGCGAGAGCATCCGGGAATACCTGGCGCTGTTCACGTGGTGCCCGATGCCGGACGGCGTCTATCGGCGCGCCCGCACCGTGCAGGAGCAGCTCACCGCCAAGGGCGAGCACCGCAGCGCCGGACCCGTGGACCTGTTGTTGGCAGCGACCGCCGAGCAATCGGGTCTGACGCTCCTGCACAACGACCACGACTTCGAGACGATCGCCCGCACCACCGGCCAGCCGACCAGGATGCTCGACCTGAGGTGATCGGGCCGCCTTGCCGGGATGGTACGTGCGGCATCGGTCCTCGACGACCAGGCGCGTGGCCTCGGCCGCCTTGTTCCGCAACGGCCGGCGCTTCCGGGTGGACGGCCTGGCCTCAATCGGAGAGGAATCCCGGGGACCGCAGGCCGAGCCACTGATCGGCGTCCCAGGCCCGAAACCGCTCCACTTCCGTGAACCCCAGCTTCGCGGCGAGGCGCATCGAACCGGCGTTGGCGGTTTGCGTGGCGAGCAACACCGGCTGGACGCCTTCGAGCCAGCCAAGTGCCGCCACGCACGCCCCGGCGGCATACCCGAACCCCCACGCCCGTGGCGGGGGCAGGTGGCCGAGATCGGCCTTTCCCACAGCGGCCGGACGATGGTGCTCCGTCGCTCTCCTGAGGAGAATGCGGCCGATCATCGCCCCGTCCAGATCAACAACGAAGTTCCCGGGCCACTGCTCCGGCGCTTCGGGCGACTCGCGCTCAAGCTCGGCGCGCAG is a genomic window of Streptomyces sp. SID8374 containing:
- a CDS encoding PIN domain nuclease, producing the protein MSVADYLIDTSALVRILGRQSTEDWERRIGAGLVALCDLTELELLYSARSAKDRESIREYLALFTWCPMPDGVYRRARTVQEQLTAKGEHRSAGPVDLLLAATAEQSGLTLLHNDHDFETIARTTGQPTRMLDLR
- a CDS encoding type II toxin-antitoxin system VapB family antitoxin — translated: MSRTVIDLDDEALEAAAKELGTTTKRDTINTALREIVDRNRRLRALHELQDLARDGALDMDLLLDKRNYRGGSAR
- a CDS encoding DUF6087 family protein, translating into MDDEPLSDWAERRSAKIGRLRAVPLVSGEGPKASHLNPDAPRPSSAGTDTPGSRTGPRRLAETQRLPHPHVEEPPPVTAPRAQPMRAGRGRHRKPRPGEWLIGGGDQPTPGSGP